Proteins found in one Nostoc sp. NIES-3756 genomic segment:
- a CDS encoding type II toxin-antitoxin system VapC family toxin, with amino-acid sequence MIILDTNVLSELIKPQGSTVVRSWAAGQALTNLFTTTVTQAEILYGIAILPEGKRKYELYEAATLMFAEDFLGRILPFDESAAVAFANISAQRRGSGTPISQADAQIAAICYSRNAAIATRNVADFAGCGIFIINPWEEKSL; translated from the coding sequence ATGATTATTCTTGACACTAATGTATTGTCAGAATTAATTAAACCTCAAGGCTCTACAGTAGTTCGTAGTTGGGCAGCAGGGCAAGCACTAACTAATTTATTTACTACAACTGTTACACAAGCAGAAATACTTTATGGGATTGCTATTTTACCAGAAGGAAAGCGGAAATATGAACTATATGAAGCCGCTACTTTAATGTTTGCAGAAGACTTTTTAGGACGTATTCTGCCATTTGATGAATCTGCGGCTGTAGCTTTTGCTAATATTTCAGCCCAAAGACGAGGAAGCGGAACTCCCATATCTCAAGCTGATGCCCAAATTGCTGCTATTTGTTACTCTCGCAACGCAGCTATAGCAACTCGTAATGTTGCTGATTTTGCTGGCTGTGGAATTTTTATTATTAATCCTTGGGAAGAAAAATCTCTGTAA
- a CDS encoding FitA-like ribbon-helix-helix domain-containing protein, which produces MTNITIFNIDENLKKLLQERATKNGRSLEDEVKEILRLAVVKDEKTPVNIVDMIDKRFAHLGNFELEEISREPMRPTPTFE; this is translated from the coding sequence ATGACAAACATTACCATTTTTAACATTGACGAAAATCTCAAGAAGCTATTGCAGGAAAGAGCTACAAAAAATGGTCGTTCTCTAGAAGATGAAGTAAAAGAAATTCTCCGTCTTGCTGTAGTAAAAGATGAAAAAACACCTGTCAATATTGTTGATATGATAGACAAACGCTTTGCCCATTTGGGAAATTTTGAATTAGAAGAAATTTCTAGAGAACCTATGCGTCCTACACCCACTTTTGAATAA
- a CDS encoding D-Ala-D-Ala carboxypeptidase family metallohydrolase: MAESTLGFSNLEKFESSNSTVKISEADTDIVKEIQTLLKKKGLYKDDIDGVAGNLTQKAFAEFKESVWLDSPDLLGPTTATALLEIAEDHQTIEEQTRTLTPLPKSTVGTKTGRSLRLVTGETVYENELVVPDIPLTWGEITKGCDPERNPESKAIINNIIKAAKGFGKIRDKYDSPLSINSAYRTQAVNRRVGGARYSQHISGLALDICPVDGNFGRLLQICRASDCTGLGRGMHKGFIHVDWRSGGRVVFDYP, encoded by the coding sequence ATGGCAGAATCTACCTTAGGATTTTCTAACCTAGAAAAATTTGAATCCAGTAATAGTACTGTTAAAATTAGCGAAGCCGATACTGATATCGTCAAAGAGATTCAAACCCTACTCAAAAAGAAGGGACTTTACAAAGATGATATTGATGGTGTTGCAGGAAATCTCACCCAAAAAGCATTTGCCGAATTTAAAGAGAGCGTTTGGTTAGATTCACCTGATTTATTAGGGCCGACCACTGCTACTGCATTGTTAGAGATTGCAGAAGATCATCAAACTATTGAAGAACAAACTCGCACACTCACACCTTTACCTAAATCAACAGTAGGAACTAAAACTGGACGCTCTTTGCGGCTAGTTACTGGGGAAACAGTTTACGAAAATGAATTGGTAGTACCAGATATTCCTCTAACTTGGGGAGAAATCACTAAGGGTTGTGACCCTGAAAGAAACCCAGAATCAAAAGCAATCATCAATAATATCATCAAAGCAGCTAAGGGCTTTGGCAAAATTCGGGATAAATACGATAGTCCCCTTTCCATCAATTCTGCCTATCGTACACAGGCTGTAAATCGCCGTGTAGGTGGCGCACGTTATTCTCAGCATATTAGCGGTTTAGCTCTGGATATTTGCCCTGTTGATGGCAACTTTGGCAGACTATTACAAATTTGCCGTGCTTCCGACTGCACAGGACTAGGTAGAGGAATGCACAAAGGTTTTATTCACGTTGACTGGCGCTCAGGTGGTCGTGTCGTGTTTGATTACCCCTAA
- a CDS encoding DUF6737 family protein → MSEQKTLNPWDYKPWWCQPWSILLTGVTLIIGSWLLLKIIWVTVIVAIPVLIWMGFFLLVWPQLMIRSGILESYQSDSNS, encoded by the coding sequence ATGTCTGAGCAGAAAACTCTCAATCCTTGGGATTATAAACCTTGGTGGTGTCAGCCTTGGTCGATATTACTTACGGGAGTAACGTTAATTATTGGTAGTTGGTTGTTGTTAAAAATTATCTGGGTGACGGTAATAGTTGCGATTCCCGTATTAATTTGGATGGGCTTCTTTTTGTTGGTTTGGCCGCAACTGATGATTCGTAGTGGGATATTAGAATCTTATCAAAGTGATTCAAACTCTTAA
- a CDS encoding response regulator transcription factor, with amino-acid sequence MNRILIAEDNPRITSFLETGLQAHGFTTIVVSTAWEAMQIVEAGDVDLLVLDLGLPDRDGIEVLTTLRGQGETIPIIILTARDGVESTVSSLEGGADDYITKPFRFEELLARIRVQLRNRAPRTKQETTIQVADITLDLLTRQVWVGDRLVELSAREFLLAEVFLRHPMQVLTREQLLDRIWGYDYDPGTNIVNVYVGHLRQKLGSDRIETVRGFGYRLRV; translated from the coding sequence ATGAATCGGATTCTCATCGCCGAAGACAATCCCCGCATTACCAGTTTTTTGGAAACAGGCTTACAAGCCCACGGTTTTACAACCATAGTCGTTAGTACAGCGTGGGAAGCGATGCAAATAGTGGAAGCTGGAGATGTGGATCTACTGGTTTTAGATTTGGGATTACCTGATAGAGATGGGATTGAGGTTTTAACAACTCTGCGTGGACAAGGTGAAACCATCCCCATCATTATTTTAACGGCGCGGGACGGTGTAGAAAGTACAGTCTCTAGTTTAGAAGGTGGTGCTGACGATTACATTACCAAACCCTTCCGTTTTGAAGAACTGTTAGCCAGGATTCGGGTACAGTTACGCAATCGTGCGCCGAGAACTAAACAGGAAACAACTATACAAGTTGCTGATATTACCTTGGATTTATTAACTCGCCAAGTATGGGTAGGCGATCGCTTAGTCGAACTCTCTGCTAGGGAGTTTCTTTTAGCGGAAGTCTTTTTACGCCATCCCATGCAAGTGTTAACAAGGGAACAACTACTAGACCGAATTTGGGGTTACGATTATGACCCAGGTACTAATATTGTCAACGTTTACGTAGGACATCTACGACAGAAATTAGGAAGCGATCGCATTGAAACAGTCCGGGGTTTTGGTTATCGGTTAAGAGTTTGA
- a CDS encoding sensor histidine kinase translates to MKLLSGLRSSNSTQTPSSSGWRFFKGARPRILVWYFLLTAFSSVTSILVTHQIFYDRIRMQAKVYVRQQVSEFRQLANDRSAAGKLSDQEVATLFDSFLSSYHPIGKDNHAIALIDGHVYKSSSEFTERLLTSETQLIRYWAMLKQPDQAKVSTQSMGNIYYLAQPVVQEGKIRGVLVVIHCINNGYKMVDGAVLLVIQANLAVLGIATLIAWVTTKRVLAPLSLLTKTAQSITESDMSQRIPVTGSDEIAELTATFNAMLDRLQLAFNSQQEFLKDVGHELRTPITVIQGNLEMLQYCPEKQPQMMALVMDELNRMGRLVNDLLLLAKAENPDFLNLKPEELDWLTEDFYLKARLLADREWKLESKGLSPIVVDRQRLTQAVMNLIQNAVRHTQVGDTITLGSSVQGDRAYIWVRDTGTGIAPEDQQRIFERFVRGSNHEEGHGLGLSIVQAIAQAHGGWVELVSQFGQGSTFTLVLPLNSPPNVASTHESDSHRRRQSPHYQFFGNRLTSPRFYNHSR, encoded by the coding sequence ATGAAGCTTTTATCAGGATTGCGCTCCTCTAACTCTACACAAACACCCTCATCATCAGGATGGCGGTTTTTTAAAGGAGCAAGACCCCGGATTTTAGTTTGGTATTTCTTGCTAACAGCGTTCTCTAGTGTGACATCAATTCTCGTCACCCATCAGATTTTTTACGATCGCATCCGTATGCAGGCTAAAGTCTATGTACGTCAGCAGGTGAGTGAGTTTCGTCAACTCGCCAACGACCGTAGTGCGGCGGGAAAGTTATCCGATCAAGAGGTAGCTACACTATTCGACTCATTTTTATCTAGTTACCACCCTATCGGTAAAGATAATCATGCGATCGCTTTAATAGATGGTCATGTTTACAAATCTAGTAGTGAGTTTACTGAACGGCTTCTGACTAGCGAAACCCAGCTAATTCGTTACTGGGCAATGCTGAAGCAACCAGATCAAGCTAAGGTGTCAACCCAAAGCATGGGTAATATATACTACTTAGCACAACCAGTTGTACAGGAGGGTAAAATTCGCGGTGTTTTAGTAGTTATTCACTGTATCAACAATGGCTATAAAATGGTCGATGGTGCAGTGCTGTTGGTAATTCAGGCAAACTTAGCCGTTTTAGGCATAGCTACTCTCATCGCTTGGGTAACAACTAAACGGGTGTTAGCACCCCTAAGTCTTTTAACTAAAACTGCCCAGTCCATTACCGAATCAGATATGAGCCAACGCATTCCTGTGACTGGTTCGGATGAAATTGCCGAATTGACGGCAACTTTTAACGCCATGTTGGATCGGCTACAATTAGCCTTTAACAGTCAACAAGAGTTCCTCAAAGATGTGGGTCATGAACTGCGTACCCCTATCACCGTCATTCAAGGAAATTTGGAAATGCTTCAATATTGTCCCGAGAAGCAGCCGCAGATGATGGCTTTGGTGATGGATGAACTCAACCGCATGGGTCGTTTAGTGAATGATTTATTATTGTTAGCTAAGGCAGAAAATCCAGATTTCTTAAACCTTAAACCAGAAGAATTGGACTGGTTAACAGAAGACTTTTATTTAAAAGCGCGATTGTTGGCAGACCGAGAGTGGAAGTTAGAATCTAAAGGGTTGAGTCCGATTGTAGTAGATCGGCAAAGATTGACTCAGGCGGTGATGAATCTGATTCAAAACGCCGTGCGCCATACACAAGTAGGTGATACTATTACCCTTGGCTCTAGTGTCCAAGGCGATCGCGCCTATATTTGGGTGCGAGATACGGGTACAGGTATAGCACCAGAGGATCAGCAACGAATTTTTGAAAGGTTTGTCCGGGGAAGTAATCACGAGGAAGGACATGGACTAGGACTATCGATTGTCCAGGCGATCGCACAAGCACATGGTGGTTGGGTGGAATTAGTTAGTCAATTCGGTCAAGGTTCAACCTTTACACTGGTTCTTCCCCTCAATTCTCCTCCCAACGTTGCTAGCACCCATGAATCGGATTCTCATCGCCGAAGACAATCCCCGCATTACCAGTTTTTTGGAAACAGGCTTACAAGCCCACGGTTTTACAACCATAGTCGTTAG
- a CDS encoding alpha-amylase family glycosyl hydrolase, with protein MSNSIEFKLFAPHNNQVSLITYFSPEKEIEMQKSDDGYFSTALELKDGIYQYKFRVKSNSPHHQEEWIDIIDPYATDVDDEKGYGIVRVKDGQRIVDDYVWQYDNVPLPQNHELVIYEMHVADFTGDEFGPEKRGKYLGVIEKLDYLRDLGINAIELMPVNEYPGDYNWGYKVRHFFATESSYGSTKDLKRLIDECHKRGIRVFMDGIYNHTDEKCPLMLIDKNYWYYEYRHYPEDPDNYWGPEFNYNNYDEQLDIKPAWKYVGDVVRYWVEEYHLDGIRFDAVRQLANFEFLTWLAQEAHKTAGSKPFFNIAEHIPDTSTVVKPDGPLDACWHESFHYFVVPHITGEKFDLEQLKPALDPKQQGYATATNVINYIATHDRQRLMRELGDRGIFDEDAFRRAKLAAIILMTAVGVPMLWMGEEFGEYQRKSEDVTQPKKINWSLLNNDQNQNLLDYYKKLIALRKHTPALQSDNIEFFHENTAAKILAYVRWNDRGSRVVVVINFSANNLSHYQIPHFPTADTWRDFFTNDEITITDGVVIDIPSYGAKVFVSH; from the coding sequence ATGTCCAATTCCATTGAGTTTAAATTATTTGCTCCTCATAATAACCAAGTATCTTTAATTACCTATTTCTCACCAGAAAAAGAAATAGAGATGCAAAAAAGTGATGATGGCTATTTTAGTACTGCTTTAGAATTAAAAGATGGTATTTATCAATATAAATTTCGTGTTAAAAGTAACAGCCCCCATCATCAAGAGGAATGGATAGATATTATCGACCCTTACGCCACCGATGTAGATGATGAAAAAGGGTATGGGATAGTTAGAGTTAAAGACGGTCAACGGATTGTTGATGATTATGTTTGGCAATATGATAATGTGCCTTTACCACAAAATCATGAACTAGTTATATATGAAATGCACGTTGCTGACTTTACAGGTGATGAGTTTGGCCCTGAGAAACGTGGTAAGTATTTAGGAGTAATTGAAAAGTTAGATTATCTACGTGATTTAGGAATCAATGCCATTGAATTGATGCCAGTCAATGAATATCCTGGTGATTATAACTGGGGTTACAAAGTTCGTCACTTCTTTGCTACCGAATCTAGTTATGGTTCAACAAAAGATTTAAAAAGATTAATTGACGAGTGCCACAAGAGAGGTATTCGTGTTTTTATGGATGGGATTTATAATCACACAGATGAAAAATGTCCCTTAATGTTGATTGACAAAAACTATTGGTATTATGAATATAGGCACTATCCAGAAGACCCTGATAATTACTGGGGGCCAGAATTTAACTATAACAACTATGATGAACAACTAGATATCAAACCCGCATGGAAATATGTTGGTGATGTGGTGCGGTATTGGGTTGAGGAATATCACCTCGACGGGATTCGATTTGATGCAGTCCGTCAATTAGCTAACTTTGAGTTTTTGACTTGGTTGGCGCAAGAAGCACACAAAACCGCAGGTTCTAAACCCTTTTTTAATATTGCTGAACACATCCCCGATACTAGCACTGTAGTTAAACCAGATGGGCCATTGGATGCTTGTTGGCACGAAAGTTTTCACTATTTTGTAGTTCCCCACATTACTGGCGAAAAATTTGATTTAGAACAACTCAAGCCAGCTTTAGACCCCAAACAACAAGGGTATGCGACGGCTACAAATGTGATTAATTACATAGCAACACACGATCGCCAACGGTTGATGCGAGAATTAGGCGATCGCGGTATATTTGACGAAGACGCATTTAGACGCGCCAAATTAGCAGCCATTATCCTGATGACGGCTGTTGGTGTACCTATGTTATGGATGGGTGAGGAGTTTGGTGAATATCAGCGCAAAAGCGAAGACGTAACTCAACCTAAAAAAATTAATTGGTCATTATTAAACAACGACCAAAATCAAAATTTACTTGATTACTACAAAAAACTCATCGCCTTACGCAAACACACACCCGCCTTGCAAAGCGATAATATAGAGTTCTTCCACGAAAACACCGCCGCCAAAATTTTGGCATACGTTCGCTGGAATGACCGAGGTTCCCGCGTTGTCGTTGTGATTAACTTTTCGGCAAACAATCTCAGCCACTATCAAATCCCTCACTTCCCCACGGCTGACACTTGGCGAGATTTTTTCACCAATGACGAAATCACAATTACAGACGGCGTAGTAATTGACATACCCAGCTATGGAGCAAAAGTATTTGTTAGTCATTAG
- the infC gene encoding translation initiation factor IF-3, with the protein MPVIEKKRTRDLPQINERIRFPKIRVIDTDGSQLGILTPQEALQMAEEKELDLVLLSDKADPPVCRIMDYGKYKFEQEKKAREARKKQHTADVKEVKMRYKIEEHDYNVRVKQAERFLKDGDKVKATVMFRGREIQHSDLAEDLLKRMATDLEPFGEVQQAPKKEGRNMMMLISPKK; encoded by the coding sequence ATGCCTGTGATTGAGAAAAAAAGAACTCGCGATTTACCCCAAATTAACGAGAGAATCCGCTTCCCGAAAATTCGGGTCATTGACACTGACGGCTCCCAGCTAGGAATACTGACTCCACAGGAAGCGCTGCAAATGGCAGAGGAGAAAGAGCTGGATCTAGTGCTGCTCAGTGACAAGGCTGACCCGCCAGTATGTCGGATCATGGATTACGGGAAATACAAGTTTGAGCAGGAAAAGAAGGCAAGGGAAGCCCGGAAGAAGCAGCATACGGCTGACGTTAAGGAAGTGAAGATGCGCTACAAAATCGAAGAACACGACTACAATGTGCGTGTTAAGCAAGCAGAACGCTTCCTCAAAGATGGTGATAAAGTCAAAGCAACTGTTATGTTCCGGGGTCGGGAAATTCAACACAGTGACTTGGCAGAAGATTTACTCAAACGAATGGCAACGGATTTAGAACCATTCGGTGAAGTGCAACAAGCACCGAAAAAAGAAGGGCGAAACATGATGATGCTCATCTCGCCTAAGAAGTAA
- a CDS encoding type I restriction endonuclease subunit R — MHTEDKFEDIIERELLQISGYHQGKANDYDADTALFPTEIINFIRTTQPKQWERLANTNPSDAQKIVITSLTSELKSRGMLDVLRNGFKCYGKTLRVAYFQPNTGMNPETLALYEKNRLTVTRQVKIKTAGIPDILLSINGLPIATIELKNPFTGQTYQNAIHQYKCDRDPKDPLFTFKQRCLVHFAVDTEEVWMTTKLASESTYFLPFNKGNHHGAGNPPSDNEEYRTSYFWLEVLQKDSLLDILARFLHIEIKETKIPTATGVNYQKKETLIFPRYHQLDVVRKLITHTKQHKAGHNYLIQHSAGSGKSNSIAWLAHRLANLHDNQDEKIFHTVVVITDRTVLDQQLQNTIYQFDHKAGVVQKIDEDTQQLATALSDGVPIIISTVQKFPFITKAIETLAKKGKSIDITTKDKRFAVIVDEAHGSQTGETANELRKILNKDGIEAAIAAQLLEDELEEDELSDAAKQQLLKEQLTRTKQPNLSYFAFTATPKHKTQLVFDEPGENGQVPFHLYTMRQAIEEGYIQDVLANYTCYDRYYELARISENNPDLPRRQAAKAIARFVELHPHNIAQKVEIIIEHFRNHTRHKIGGRAKAMVVTRSREHAVKYKLAFDKYIKEKGYSDIKSLVAFSSSITLDELPTETFTEVNMNGGIKTSEIPDKFASDAYQVLLVANKFQTGFDQPLLHTMFVDKRLDGVQAVQTLSRLNRTTIGKEDTFVLDFVNKPEDIYKAFKPYYEETPVGETADPQQLNDLSYQLYEWQFFNKEDVNQWCEIWFRPNTSLTGSEHKKLNTLLDPIIENYKALKDTEKEQFKSQLTSFRNLYLFLAQIIPYQDSELEKLYAYGRFLLKKLPRSTQAPKIDLSGDIELKFYRLEKISEGKIDLNEGKAEPLQGAIAGTRQPDKEVPLSQLIDTLNERFGTNFTPADQLFFEQITETAIANESIKQAAQVNTKENFAPVLEKHLENLFIERMDGNEKIFMQVMNSEDFKAVVFEKLLSSIYESIKNERS, encoded by the coding sequence ATGCACACGGAAGACAAATTTGAGGACATCATTGAACGGGAACTCCTCCAAATCAGTGGCTATCACCAAGGTAAAGCAAACGACTACGACGCAGATACAGCCCTTTTCCCTACAGAAATCATTAACTTTATCCGAACTACCCAACCCAAACAATGGGAACGCCTAGCCAACACCAACCCCAGTGATGCTCAAAAGATTGTAATTACTAGCCTCACCAGTGAACTCAAAAGCCGAGGAATGCTTGATGTTCTCCGCAATGGCTTCAAATGCTACGGTAAAACCCTGCGAGTTGCCTACTTTCAGCCAAACACAGGGATGAACCCGGAAACCTTGGCACTTTATGAAAAAAATCGCCTCACCGTTACCCGCCAAGTCAAAATTAAAACCGCAGGTATCCCCGATATTCTCCTCAGCATCAACGGTTTACCCATTGCTACCATCGAACTAAAAAACCCCTTCACTGGGCAAACCTACCAAAATGCTATTCATCAATATAAATGCGATCGCGACCCCAAAGATCCTCTATTTACCTTTAAACAACGCTGCTTAGTCCATTTCGCCGTAGACACCGAGGAAGTTTGGATGACTACTAAACTAGCTAGTGAAAGTACTTATTTCCTACCCTTCAATAAAGGTAATCATCACGGTGCAGGCAATCCCCCCAGCGATAATGAAGAATATCGCACCAGTTACTTTTGGCTAGAAGTCTTACAAAAAGATAGCCTTTTGGACATCTTAGCCCGGTTTCTCCACATAGAAATTAAAGAAACCAAAATCCCTACCGCCACTGGCGTTAATTACCAGAAAAAAGAAACCCTGATTTTCCCCCGCTACCATCAACTTGATGTGGTGCGTAAACTGATAACCCACACTAAACAACACAAAGCCGGACATAATTATTTAATTCAGCATTCCGCAGGTTCGGGAAAATCAAACTCTATTGCTTGGTTAGCCCATCGCCTAGCTAATCTCCATGACAACCAAGATGAAAAAATCTTTCATACCGTCGTCGTCATCACCGATCGCACTGTACTAGATCAACAACTGCAAAACACTATCTATCAGTTTGATCATAAGGCTGGAGTTGTCCAAAAAATTGACGAAGACACCCAACAACTCGCCACAGCCCTCAGTGACGGTGTACCTATCATCATTTCCACAGTTCAGAAATTCCCCTTCATTACTAAAGCTATTGAGACTTTAGCGAAGAAAGGTAAAAGCATAGACATTACCACCAAAGATAAACGCTTTGCAGTCATTGTTGATGAAGCCCACGGTTCGCAAACTGGAGAAACCGCCAATGAACTCCGCAAAATCTTAAATAAGGATGGCATAGAAGCAGCGATCGCAGCGCAACTCCTAGAAGATGAATTGGAGGAAGATGAACTCAGTGATGCAGCCAAACAACAATTACTAAAAGAACAACTCACCCGCACTAAACAACCAAACCTCAGTTACTTCGCCTTTACCGCCACCCCCAAACACAAAACCCAACTTGTATTTGATGAACCCGGAGAGAACGGCCAAGTACCCTTCCACCTCTACACAATGCGCCAAGCCATTGAGGAAGGTTATATTCAGGACGTTTTGGCAAATTATACTTGTTACGATCGCTATTACGAACTTGCCCGCATATCTGAGAATAACCCAGACTTACCCCGTCGCCAAGCAGCTAAGGCGATCGCCCGATTTGTTGAACTTCATCCCCACAATATCGCCCAAAAAGTAGAAATTATTATTGAACATTTCCGCAACCATACCCGCCACAAAATTGGGGGTAGGGCTAAAGCAATGGTCGTCACCCGTTCCCGTGAACACGCGGTTAAATATAAACTCGCCTTTGATAAATACATTAAAGAAAAAGGTTACAGCGATATTAAATCTCTCGTTGCTTTTTCCAGTTCTATTACCCTTGATGAGTTACCAACAGAAACATTTACAGAAGTCAATATGAATGGTGGTATCAAAACTTCCGAAATTCCCGATAAATTTGCCAGCGATGCTTACCAAGTGCTGCTTGTGGCTAACAAGTTTCAAACTGGATTTGACCAGCCATTGCTTCATACGATGTTTGTGGATAAGCGACTAGATGGAGTCCAAGCAGTGCAAACTCTATCTCGCCTCAACCGTACCACCATAGGCAAAGAAGATACTTTCGTCTTAGATTTTGTCAATAAACCCGAAGACATATATAAAGCTTTTAAACCTTACTACGAAGAAACTCCCGTTGGAGAAACCGCCGACCCGCAACAATTAAATGACCTATCTTACCAACTTTATGAATGGCAATTTTTCAACAAAGAGGATGTAAACCAGTGGTGTGAAATTTGGTTTCGCCCGAACACCTCTCTTACGGGAAGCGAACACAAAAAATTAAATACATTACTAGACCCAATTATTGAAAATTATAAAGCCTTAAAAGATACAGAAAAAGAACAATTTAAAAGCCAACTTACCAGCTTCCGTAATCTCTACCTATTTCTTGCCCAGATTATCCCGTATCAAGATTCAGAATTAGAAAAGCTTTATGCTTATGGGCGTTTTCTCCTCAAGAAATTACCCCGTAGTACACAAGCCCCCAAAATTGATTTATCTGGAGATATCGAACTCAAATTTTATCGCCTAGAAAAAATCAGCGAAGGCAAAATAGATTTAAACGAAGGTAAAGCAGAACCATTACAAGGTGCGATCGCCGGGACTCGTCAGCCAGATAAAGAAGTTCCCTTATCCCAGCTTATTGACACCCTAAACGAACGTTTTGGTACTAACTTCACACCAGCAGACCAACTCTTTTTCGAGCAGATTACCGAAACTGCGATCGCTAATGAATCTATCAAACAAGCGGCTCAAGTTAATACTAAAGAAAACTTTGCCCCGGTTCTAGAAAAACATCTAGAAAATCTATTTATCGAACGCATGGATGGTAACGAAAAAATCTTTATGCAGGTGATGAATAGCGAAGATTTTAAAGCAGTTGTGTTTGAGAAATTACTATCCAGTATTTATGAGAGCATCAAGAACGAACGTTCTTGA
- a CDS encoding putative toxin-antitoxin system toxin component, PIN family: protein MNHKLIVIDTNVLLSAALSPDGTARKALNKAYKQFKIAQSEETYQELKTRIYKHKFDKYISDEDRQYFLDAVQTYSQFIVIKSQVNTCRDPYDNKFLELAKDANAEFLLTGDKDLLILKELPEYQNQIITPSNFLAID, encoded by the coding sequence ATGAATCATAAACTAATTGTCATTGATACAAATGTCTTACTTAGTGCTGCCCTAAGTCCAGATGGAACAGCCCGTAAAGCCCTCAATAAAGCCTATAAACAATTCAAAATTGCTCAGAGTGAGGAAACTTATCAAGAATTAAAAACACGGATTTACAAACATAAGTTTGATAAATATATCTCAGATGAAGACCGACAATACTTTTTAGATGCAGTTCAAACATACAGTCAATTTATAGTAATTAAATCTCAAGTCAACACTTGTAGAGACCCGTATGACAACAAATTTTTAGAACTTGCTAAAGATGCCAATGCAGAGTTTTTACTCACAGGGGATAAAGACCTTTTAATACTCAAGGAATTACCCGAATATCAAAACCAGATTATTACGCCGAGTAACTTTCTCGCCATTGATTAA
- a CDS encoding type II toxin-antitoxin system VapC family toxin, giving the protein MKLLLDTHIWIWYLLGNLNLSDNLQKAISDERNELWLSPISIWETLLLAEKGRLILKPTPEQWVQNSLQQLDTKEAPLSNEIAILSRQLALVHQDPADRFIAATAVHYKLTLVTVDGNLTKVTFLSTLS; this is encoded by the coding sequence ATGAAACTTTTACTTGATACCCATATCTGGATTTGGTATCTTCTCGGTAATCTCAACCTTTCAGACAATCTACAAAAAGCAATCTCTGACGAAAGAAATGAATTATGGCTAAGTCCCATCAGTATTTGGGAAACCCTCTTGCTTGCTGAAAAAGGAAGACTTATCTTAAAACCAACTCCAGAACAGTGGGTTCAAAACAGTCTACAGCAACTCGATACAAAAGAAGCCCCCTTATCTAATGAAATTGCAATTTTAAGCCGTCAATTAGCTTTAGTACATCAAGATCCCGCAGATCGTTTTATTGCAGCAACCGCAGTTCATTACAAACTCACCCTTGTGACAGTAGATGGAAACTTAACTAAAGTCACTTTTCTTAGTACATTGAGTTAA
- a CDS encoding type II toxin-antitoxin system Phd/YefM family antitoxin yields MTQITLAELPETVQNLIKQAQKTGEPLTIIQNGVPLAIISPINKSKRAAFGAMKDSGQITGDIVEPTSNLVTWDVLL; encoded by the coding sequence ATGACACAAATCACCCTTGCAGAACTTCCCGAAACCGTCCAAAACCTAATTAAGCAAGCCCAAAAAACAGGCGAACCCCTCACCATCATCCAAAATGGTGTTCCCTTAGCCATCATATCCCCCATTAATAAAAGCAAAAGAGCCGCCTTCGGAGCGATGAAAGATAGCGGTCAAATTACAGGCGATATTGTCGAGCCTACTTCAAATTTAGTTACTTGGGATGTACTTTTATGA